Proteins encoded by one window of Planctomycetota bacterium:
- a CDS encoding AMP-binding protein codes for MLLEPFLRHAKEIPSDVAFRDAQGEITWGVAAKQIGALAAHLRATTDATHVGILLPAAAAFPIAFYAVLAAGKTAVPINFLLGEQALKHIIVDSGIDTILTAPPLMAQVEQLPLKIIDLSALGGGNVPEGLPIHEADESETAALLYTSGTSGQPKGVCLTHGNIRKDVQACIEHASLECDHEFLGIIPLFHSTGLLATMCLPVETGAITTYQPRFSPVAVLQAQRERQFSVITGVPAMYGAILRLKDAKPDDFDSVHVALSGGEPLPTRIREGFRQRFGRDLMEGYGLTETCGPITVNVPGQLRPGSVGRPLPGSEVRIDNPDETGSGEVQLKGPMVFAGYHRLPEATKAAFTEDGFFKTGDLGRVDEDGYLHITGRLKDLIIIGGENLHPREIEELLTTHPAIAQAAVVGKPDETRGEVPVAFIVAMEGAEVDGDAAKAHLRDTGLPNWKMPREIRVVEELPMTPTGKVLKRELAKML; via the coding sequence ATGCTTCTCGAACCCTTCCTACGTCACGCCAAAGAAATTCCCAGCGATGTTGCTTTCCGTGATGCTCAAGGCGAGATCACATGGGGCGTGGCCGCCAAGCAGATCGGTGCCCTCGCAGCCCATCTGCGTGCGACCACGGACGCCACACACGTCGGCATTCTCCTACCGGCGGCCGCTGCTTTTCCGATCGCCTTCTATGCGGTGCTGGCCGCCGGGAAGACCGCCGTGCCGATCAACTTCCTCCTCGGTGAACAAGCGCTCAAGCACATCATCGTCGACAGCGGGATCGACACGATCCTGACCGCCCCGCCGCTGATGGCGCAGGTCGAACAACTGCCGCTCAAGATCATCGACCTCTCCGCCTTGGGCGGCGGCAACGTACCCGAGGGACTGCCGATCCACGAAGCCGATGAATCCGAGACGGCTGCCCTTCTGTACACTTCCGGCACCAGCGGCCAACCCAAGGGCGTCTGCCTCACCCACGGCAACATCCGCAAGGACGTCCAGGCTTGCATCGAACACGCCTCGCTCGAATGCGACCACGAGTTTCTCGGCATCATCCCGCTGTTTCACAGCACCGGTCTGCTCGCGACGATGTGCCTCCCGGTCGAGACCGGAGCGATCACGACCTACCAGCCGCGATTCAGCCCCGTCGCCGTCCTGCAGGCCCAGCGCGAACGGCAGTTCAGCGTGATCACCGGCGTACCGGCGATGTACGGTGCGATACTCCGGCTCAAGGACGCCAAGCCAGATGATTTCGATTCGGTCCACGTCGCCCTCAGTGGTGGCGAGCCGTTACCCACACGCATCCGCGAAGGATTCCGGCAACGGTTCGGCCGCGACCTGATGGAGGGCTATGGCCTCACCGAAACCTGCGGCCCGATCACCGTCAACGTGCCCGGCCAACTCCGTCCCGGCTCGGTCGGGCGGCCCTTGCCCGGCAGCGAAGTCCGCATCGACAATCCCGACGAAACCGGCAGCGGCGAAGTTCAACTCAAGGGCCCGATGGTCTTCGCCGGCTACCACCGTTTGCCCGAAGCCACCAAAGCGGCGTTCACCGAAGACGGGTTTTTCAAAACCGGCGATCTCGGCCGCGTGGATGAGGACGGTTACCTCCACATCACCGGCCGGCTCAAGGACCTGATCATCATCGGCGGCGAGAACCTTCATCCCCGCGAGATCGAAGAACTGCTCACCACTCACCCCGCGATCGCCCAAGCCGCCGTCGTTGGCAAACCCGACGAAACCCGCGGCGAGGTGCCGGTCGCCTTCATTGTCGCGATGGAAGGTGCCGAGGTCGATGGGGATGCGGCCAAGGCCCACCTCCGCGACACCGGCCTGCCCAACTGGAAGATGCCCCGCGAGATCCGTGTCGTCGAAGAACTGCCGATGACGCCGACTGGCAAGGTGCTCAAACGTGAGTTGGCGAAGATGCTCTGA
- a CDS encoding aconitase/3-isopropylmalate dehydratase large subunit family protein, with the protein MPGMTMTEKILAKHSGKAHVNPGDNVWVDVDVLMTHDVCGPGTVGIFQKEFGKDAKVWDPDRVVIVPDHYIFTADLKSYRNVQLLRQFVKDQGLKYYYDPDFIEKEGMPSPYLDPTKTSYKGVCHKALPEEGHVRPGEILLGTDSHTCTAGAFGQFATGVGNTDAAFVLGTGKTWLKVPPTMKFSFDGEIPPYLTAKDLILAVIGEIGVDGATYRTMYFHGDGISSLTLEDRMTLTNMAIEAGGKNGVCDVDDKTLAYVRNRSNRPEWEVVADDADASYFYEKTWDLGTMEPMVAKPHSPDNKDLARNCTDVKLDQAYIGSCTGGKITDMIFAANILVGNQVKIPTYVVPGSTEVHADMKRLNLRGVEKDSNEKSIEDILLDAGCEMGPSGCAACLGGPVDTFGRLNEPLQCISTTNRNFPGRMGHKEAGVYLASPLTVAASALTGRVTDPRDYVTEPIETGTAGVV; encoded by the coding sequence ATGCCCGGTATGACGATGACGGAGAAGATCCTTGCCAAGCATTCTGGTAAGGCCCATGTGAATCCCGGAGATAACGTCTGGGTCGACGTCGACGTGCTCATGACGCACGACGTCTGCGGGCCTGGCACGGTCGGGATCTTCCAGAAAGAGTTCGGCAAGGACGCGAAGGTTTGGGACCCGGACCGCGTGGTGATCGTGCCGGACCACTACATCTTCACCGCCGATCTCAAGAGCTACCGCAACGTCCAGCTTCTGCGGCAGTTCGTGAAGGATCAGGGGCTCAAGTACTACTACGACCCGGACTTCATCGAGAAGGAGGGCATGCCCAGCCCGTACCTCGATCCGACCAAGACCAGCTACAAGGGCGTGTGCCACAAGGCGCTGCCCGAGGAAGGGCACGTCCGGCCCGGCGAGATCCTGCTCGGGACCGACAGCCACACTTGCACCGCCGGCGCGTTCGGCCAGTTCGCGACGGGCGTCGGTAACACCGATGCGGCATTCGTGCTTGGCACCGGTAAGACCTGGCTCAAGGTGCCGCCGACGATGAAGTTCAGCTTCGACGGGGAGATCCCGCCGTACCTGACCGCCAAGGACCTGATCCTCGCGGTCATCGGCGAGATCGGCGTCGACGGAGCGACCTATCGCACGATGTACTTTCACGGCGACGGCATCAGCAGCCTCACGCTCGAGGATCGCATGACGCTGACCAACATGGCCATCGAGGCCGGCGGGAAGAATGGCGTCTGCGACGTCGACGACAAGACCCTCGCCTACGTCCGCAACCGCAGCAACCGCCCGGAATGGGAAGTCGTCGCCGACGATGCGGATGCGAGCTACTTCTACGAGAAGACGTGGGACCTGGGCACGATGGAGCCGATGGTCGCGAAGCCGCACTCGCCTGACAACAAGGACCTGGCCCGCAACTGCACCGACGTGAAGCTCGACCAGGCGTACATCGGTTCCTGCACCGGCGGCAAGATCACCGACATGATCTTCGCGGCCAACATCCTCGTCGGGAACCAAGTCAAAATCCCCACCTACGTCGTGCCCGGCAGCACCGAGGTCCACGCCGACATGAAGCGGCTCAACCTGCGCGGCGTCGAGAAGGATTCCAACGAGAAGAGCATCGAGGACATTCTTCTGGATGCCGGCTGCGAGATGGGGCCGTCGGGTTGTGCGGCGTGCCTCGGCGGGCCGGTGGATACGTTCGGCCGCTTGAACGAGCCGCTGCAGTGCATCAGCACGACCAACCGCAACTTCCCCGGCCGCATGGGCCACAAGGAGGCCGGCGTGTACCTCGCATCGCCGTTGACGGTTGCGGCGTCGGCGTTGACCGGGCGCGTGACCGATCCGCGGGATTACGTCACCGAGCCGATCGAGACAGGCACCGCTGGGGTGGTCTGA
- a CDS encoding succinylglutamate desuccinylase/aspartoacylase family protein, with the protein MSKIDVKFAGESIGPGAIHDLRLPVSQTFAGDDISLPLRVVRAKEPGPVVLVTAALHGDEINGTGVVHDLMFARRPELTRGTLVLVPVVDIFGFETQSRYMPDRRDLNRCFPGNANGSLSSRFADTVFQELVRKADYVLDLHSAATGRTNFPNVRADLDNDDCRRLAEAFGCELIVDGKGPESSMRRSAVEAGVPTVILEAGDPSKIEPSVLEIGVRGVMNVLSKLEMVDDQPKVPPYQTTVRRTQWLRGSVGGLLRFHISPGSIVDKDQPIATNYSVFGEQQNAIVSPFDAVVLGMVTLPTVRPGEPICHLAVPDLDIDDIREALGEAKRRDPANQVRRDLATSMVVEDAPD; encoded by the coding sequence ATGAGCAAGATTGATGTGAAGTTCGCCGGTGAGTCGATCGGGCCAGGGGCGATCCATGACCTGCGGCTGCCGGTGAGCCAGACGTTCGCCGGCGACGACATCAGCCTGCCGCTGCGGGTGGTGCGAGCGAAGGAGCCGGGGCCGGTCGTGCTGGTGACGGCCGCGCTGCACGGCGACGAGATCAACGGCACCGGCGTGGTCCACGACCTGATGTTCGCCCGCCGACCCGAGCTGACACGCGGGACGCTGGTGCTGGTGCCGGTCGTGGACATCTTCGGCTTCGAGACCCAAAGCCGGTACATGCCCGACCGCCGCGACCTCAACCGATGCTTCCCCGGTAACGCCAACGGCTCGCTCAGCTCACGCTTTGCCGACACCGTCTTCCAGGAACTGGTGCGCAAGGCGGACTACGTCTTGGACCTCCACTCGGCCGCGACGGGACGGACGAACTTTCCGAACGTTCGTGCGGATCTGGACAACGACGACTGCCGCCGTCTCGCCGAGGCGTTCGGGTGCGAGTTGATCGTCGACGGCAAGGGCCCCGAGAGCAGCATGCGGCGCAGCGCGGTGGAGGCGGGTGTGCCGACGGTCATTCTCGAAGCCGGTGATCCGAGCAAGATCGAGCCGTCGGTGTTGGAGATCGGCGTGCGGGGGGTGATGAACGTTCTGTCGAAGTTGGAAATGGTGGACGACCAGCCCAAGGTGCCGCCGTACCAGACGACGGTGCGTCGGACGCAGTGGCTCCGCGGGAGCGTTGGGGGCCTGCTCCGCTTCCACATCTCGCCCGGCTCGATCGTCGACAAGGACCAACCGATCGCGACCAACTACAGCGTTTTCGGCGAACAACAGAACGCGATCGTCTCGCCGTTCGACGCGGTGGTACTGGGGATGGTGACGCTGCCGACGGTGCGTCCCGGCGAGCCGATCTGCCACCTCGCGGTGCCCGACCTGGACATCGACGACATCCGCGAAGCCCTGGGCGAAGCCAAACGCCGGGACCCGGCGAACCAGGTACGTCGCGACCTTGCGACGAGCATGGTGGTGGAGGACGCGCCGGACTGA
- a CDS encoding nuclear transport factor 2 family protein — protein MEVAKRLVELCNQNQWREATEELYADDAVSVEPVAMGPDGPQTSGKDAILKAADSWDAAHEIHSSSASGPWPHGERFIAKFDLDVTAKEGPMAGQRMKMDEMALYTVKDGKISRVEFFYDMGE, from the coding sequence ATGGAAGTCGCTAAACGCCTCGTCGAGCTGTGCAACCAGAATCAGTGGCGTGAAGCCACGGAGGAGCTTTATGCCGATGATGCGGTGAGTGTCGAGCCGGTCGCGATGGGCCCGGACGGGCCGCAGACCAGCGGCAAGGACGCCATCTTGAAAGCTGCCGACTCGTGGGACGCCGCCCACGAAATTCACTCGTCCAGTGCCAGCGGCCCGTGGCCTCACGGTGAGCGCTTCATCGCCAAGTTCGACCTCGACGTCACCGCCAAGGAAGGCCCGATGGCAGGCCAACGAATGAAAATGGACGAGATGGCGCTCTATACCGTCAAAGACGGCAAGATCAGCCGCGTCGAGTTTTTCTACGACATGGGCGAATGA
- the mscL gene encoding large conductance mechanosensitive channel protein MscL has translation MKIIQEFKEFAMKGNMIDLAVGIILGAAFGAVVTSLVENVLMPPIGWAIGGVDFSDLSVQLAAPAGGVEEAEAALAAAKEGGGDVVAAEAALKTAKEGVLIKYGLFLNAVIRFVIQAAAVFFVIKIMNNLKKKEPKEPETPTLTTDQKLLTEIRDALAAGKTA, from the coding sequence ATGAAGATCATTCAGGAATTCAAAGAGTTCGCCATGAAGGGGAACATGATCGACCTCGCGGTCGGCATCATCCTCGGCGCGGCGTTTGGAGCGGTCGTGACCAGCTTGGTCGAGAATGTGCTGATGCCGCCGATCGGCTGGGCCATCGGTGGCGTGGACTTCAGCGACCTGAGCGTTCAGCTCGCCGCCCCCGCCGGCGGTGTCGAGGAGGCCGAAGCCGCCCTCGCTGCGGCGAAGGAAGGTGGCGGGGATGTCGTCGCCGCCGAAGCCGCGCTCAAGACCGCGAAGGAAGGCGTGCTTATCAAGTACGGCCTTTTCCTCAACGCCGTCATCCGCTTCGTCATCCAGGCGGCTGCCGTGTTCTTCGTCATCAAGATCATGAACAATCTGAAGAAGAAGGAGCCTAAGGAGCCCGAGACCCCGACGCTCACGACGGATCAAAAGCTTCTTACCGAGATCCGCGACGCTCTCGCGGCCGGCAAAACCGCCTGA
- a CDS encoding trypsin-like peptidase domain-containing protein yields MRKHRSHWLIIAALLIAVVGLNLSYALAGTITLKDGTVLEGDVKKVGSSYTIKTTDGDFKMVSGDDVESVTGVEGLTPGKGKDAPAAGTDLQQLLERSERIDTAVRGSAMWQTWIDKNPDHPELEKAQEQLEIWRGRVDEDAEKINGKWIGGEELEDLLERVRELTDRAAYALQDEQATLDVVKDLEQARRLHPKYIPTNFYLGYWNALKNNDDVAARYFQQVLRQKPNMSETLNNIGVIYSAKRQHEKAIRTLYQAVQLDEDPIIVRNLMTAFSVAPRSMYQANPRIRAIWEDAQLLARKHGGQGSNSYTLLHLKPSSERTEEEEESYGSGIIGTGTGFFITEDGFIMTNQHVAEPGDTLIVQLSDGTEKEAERIVIDDEQDIAILKIEMGERGEDEGPQPFIPIAAYDQPGFGADVTIFGYPLGSALGKNIKVTRGVVTGIENTFDAIDIIVDATVNPGNSGGPMVDKYGRLLALVAVRFRSGELVSAYGGGLSNGRIRTFFDKHADLLNEAGLDVETVATGVGDGDRALTTEELAQRFRPAVVQIMMVND; encoded by the coding sequence ATGCGTAAACACCGTTCACACTGGCTTATCATTGCCGCCCTGCTCATCGCGGTGGTCGGCCTCAACCTTTCCTATGCCTTGGCTGGCACGATCACGCTCAAGGACGGAACCGTCCTCGAAGGCGACGTCAAAAAAGTCGGCAGCAGTTACACCATCAAGACCACCGACGGTGATTTCAAGATGGTCAGCGGTGACGATGTCGAAAGCGTGACCGGCGTTGAAGGTCTCACCCCGGGTAAGGGCAAAGACGCCCCCGCCGCCGGGACTGATCTGCAGCAACTCTTGGAGCGCAGCGAACGCATCGACACCGCCGTCCGCGGCTCGGCGATGTGGCAGACCTGGATCGACAAGAATCCCGATCACCCCGAACTCGAGAAGGCTCAGGAGCAGCTCGAAATCTGGCGTGGTCGGGTCGACGAGGACGCCGAGAAGATCAACGGCAAGTGGATCGGTGGCGAGGAACTCGAAGACCTGCTCGAACGGGTCCGCGAACTGACCGACCGTGCCGCCTACGCGTTGCAGGACGAGCAAGCCACGCTCGACGTGGTCAAGGATCTCGAACAGGCTCGCCGGCTGCACCCGAAGTACATCCCGACCAACTTCTATCTCGGCTACTGGAACGCCCTGAAGAACAACGATGACGTCGCGGCCCGCTACTTCCAGCAGGTGCTGCGTCAAAAGCCGAACATGAGCGAGACGCTCAACAACATCGGCGTTATTTACAGCGCTAAGCGTCAGCACGAGAAAGCGATCCGGACGCTATATCAGGCAGTACAACTCGACGAAGATCCGATCATCGTCCGCAACCTCATGACGGCGTTCAGCGTCGCCCCGCGGTCGATGTACCAAGCCAACCCCCGCATCCGTGCGATCTGGGAGGACGCCCAGCTTTTGGCCCGCAAGCACGGCGGCCAGGGCAGCAACAGCTACACGCTCCTGCACCTCAAACCCTCAAGCGAACGCACCGAGGAGGAGGAAGAGTCATACGGCTCAGGCATCATCGGAACCGGCACGGGCTTCTTCATCACCGAAGACGGCTTCATCATGACCAACCAGCACGTCGCCGAGCCCGGTGACACGCTGATCGTTCAACTCTCCGACGGCACCGAAAAGGAAGCCGAGCGGATTGTCATCGACGACGAGCAGGACATCGCCATTCTAAAAATCGAGATGGGCGAGCGTGGCGAAGACGAAGGCCCGCAACCGTTTATTCCGATCGCGGCTTATGACCAACCCGGCTTCGGTGCCGACGTTACCATCTTCGGTTACCCGCTCGGTTCGGCACTCGGTAAGAACATCAAGGTGACCCGTGGCGTGGTGACCGGCATCGAGAACACCTTCGACGCCATCGACATCATCGTCGACGCGACGGTTAACCCCGGCAACTCCGGCGGCCCGATGGTCGACAAGTATGGCCGACTCCTTGCTCTGGTTGCCGTGCGTTTCCGCTCCGGTGAGTTGGTCAGCGCTTACGGTGGCGGTCTCTCGAACGGTCGTATTCGCACCTTCTTCGACAAGCATGCCGACCTGCTCAATGAAGCCGGCCTGGATGTCGAAACCGTCGCCACCGGCGTCGGCGACGGCGACCGCGCACTGACCACCGAAGAACTCGCTCAGCGATTCCGCCCGGCGGTCGTGCAGATCATGATGGTCAACGACTAG